GAGACGAAAGTTGGGAAAAAGGTCAGAAACAGTCTGGGTGTTATTTAACTCTCAGATCTGATTAAATGTGATTCATTTATACTTGAAATGTGACCTGTGTCTGAAAATTTAACCTGAATAATGTCAGCTGATGCGTTTTCTCTTAATAAATATGTACATCTTCAGTCATTTTCATGCTGTGTGATGATTCCTACAAGCTTTTTGGATCCTAATCTTGTTATAAAAAGCAGCATGTACTCTCTCTTCAATCCTGTTCCCAGCTCACCCAGCTCTTTGAGGGGCTTCTCCATGTCCAGTTCAGTGTAGACGTGACGGGGGTAGGGTGACAGCAGCGTGAAGTCCTGACCCTCAGGCGTGTTGCCGTTCACCTGCACATAGACACGCACTGCCGCCAGCGGCTCCTGGGCCTTGAAGACTGTCGTGATGGTTGAGCCGTCCAGCAGGCGAACCTGTGAAGAGTCGAAGTCAGggagcagtaaaaacaaaaaataaaaaaggggcAATTGATGAGTAAAGTCACTGTTGTTTGTTAATTTGCGTCActctgaaataaatcaaaactagTAGTGGGAAATAAGCCCTTTCCTGGTTTTAAAAGACCCAGACTTCATCATGAGATCTTAATTATTCATTGATAACATGTTggacagaagacaaaaaaaatgctaaacaagTATGACTTGGGAGCGCACCTGTATCCTGGACTCATCATACTCCTTCTTCGTGGGTGGCGGACCCTGACTGGTGGGTGATGATGGGCTGGGCGGGTTCGGCTGAGACGATGCAGCTGTGCTCGGGGGTCCACCACCTCCAAActaaacaggacaaaaaacaacataattcaAGTTGTCACTGGTTCAGACAGAAGGGATTGACTGAAAAATGGAATACTGAACTTGGTTTACCTTTTGcgctctctcctctctgtctcttgcTATCTTCTCTTTGACCCTTTGCCTGACAGGAATATGAGCAACACAATGACATTAACAAAGGGTTTAtgtccaaaaaagacaaaactgcaaaaatgctgACAGCAGTGGTAGTTAGTCATCAAGAATGCAAAAGTAATTATTAAACAAATGTAAGCAGCAAGGCACCTATATCTAATCAGATCACCTACTCCCTCTGGAATTAGGTATGAAATTTCAaggtagattttaaaaaaataatgcatgacATATTCTataataattattgtattattttgacTTTACATTTCTATCTATATTGAAGATGTTGCCACTCAATCGAGTAGGTTCAATTTAAGTTGTATGCGAAACCCCCTGTGTTTTGCTAGGCCTGTTTCACAGAAGCAATTTGCTTGAACTTACAAACAAAATTGTAGGTTTTGCAGTTCTCTGTCATGCCCATACATGAGTTGcaagcatttttcttttgataaaagtgtcaaaatgaACATGAGAGAAGATGATCTCATCTTGCAAATTGCAGCTTACATGTTGTGAATCTCATGAAACGGAGCCCTTATTCTGGGTCTCTGACATGCTGTTTACAAATCTAATTTCTGTCAGCAATTCATCACAAATATTCAGtaataatacaaaaagaagCTGTCCTCCAATTAAATTCCACAATGAAGTAGAGGCAAAATGTTTAGGGACCGACGGAGAAACATTTTTGGATAGTTTAGATACTTAATGACCTTATTACAGCTCACACATGATAAACTGGTTCATGTACTCATGACTCAAACCTTACCTAGCTAGTTTGTCCTCCATCTTCTCTCTTCTGCGTTGGTCTGCAAGTTTTTTCATGTCATCATCCTGCAGTTTTTGGCGGATCTGCTGCAGCTCTTGGCCCTGCCTCCTCCGCTGCTTctccttctccacctcctctgctCGCTCTCGCTCTCTTCTCTCCGCCTGCTTCACCCGCATCAGCTCCTCTAGCCTGAAAAACAGACACTAGCATCAGCTTACTTACTTTTGACCGGTTCAGTATTTCTAAAGCAGAGTATCTCCACATAATTTTAATTCCTCAACAAACTAACTGCCTCTGGCTTTATTTTTAGAGAGCTAACATCATAATCCAGTACAATCAGTAAAAGCTACTTTGGCTGCACTCTCACCTTTTGACCTGCTCACGTTTCTCCTCTTCTGTCATTGGCCGCTTTAGACCATCTTCAGTCTCAATGTAGTTAATTTCTCCATCTGCTGCCCCTGCAGCCAAAACAAATACACATGAGAAAGcgaaagaggggaaaaaaaagataaaagaaacagGGAAGATGGAAAGCAAGTATTTAGTGAAAAGACATACTTTCAAATGCAAATCATAGTAAAAGTCACATACTAACAAAAGAGGCTTATCTCACTTACAAACCTAACACCACAAACCTTAAAACCTCTGCGGAAACACACTAAACCTCCACCGCAAATCcaaacagataaacaaacaaattaaaccTCTTTGGTAGAAGTATTGATAAtgagaaaagaaagcaaaaatacacaaagggatagagcaacaaaacaaactaatatCACATCTGATCAGTATAAACAAACAGGCAATGTAGACTTTACATCTTGGTGTTTTTCTATCATATCTGTGGGTCTATATCTGTCAAAAAGTACAGAAAGCTACAGAATTTAAGCTGGTTATCTGTTCACAAATTAAAATTGCCTGAATCTTCAAGGGCTAAGTTATGACTGACTTACACTGCCACTGTATGATCACTAACTATGATGGCAAATTGTGTTTCTGCTTGTCTTGGCCACAGTActcttgtaaaataaagtctTAATCTCAATACGACTTTTCCTGGCTAAATATCTATTTTAAACATATTATTtatagatggatggaaaacACACGCCATAGAACAGGTGTACTGATGGGCAAATGTTTCTTTAACTttgaatgcaatttttttttacaatataaacATATATCCTGATGTTGGTACTTTACGGAAGAAAATCAATCAAGAAACTCTTGGTGGATAACCAGATGgaaatgtttgcttttctttaacTCTGTATTTCTAAATATTTCGAATGCCATACAAATAACTGCATTGTTCACAATCTTCTAACATGCACTCAAGACATACGAGACAGAACTTTGACAGTAGAAATCTTCTAGCAAAATACTTAACATCTGACAAATTCATATGGTCTCAGGGTGTGTTATCATCACACTGCACATCTCTATGTGACATTTACAGTGATGCTACTACCACATGGTCATGGATTTGTGTGTCCCCCTTAAAGCCCTGACCTTCAGCGGTGTCTGCTAGTGTCGGCTGTTCTGTGCTGGGCTGGCTGTGTGCTTCTCCTCCCAGGACGTTCCCCACAGGCGGCACATAGGGCTCATCGATGTCTGGGTCATTCTCATGTTCCATTAACCTGAGAAAAGCACATCACACAGGAAAGATCAGAGCTGACAGTCTATTTGTCTGATTACCAGAATCAGAAATATGTCGTTGTAATGACACAGGATGGTGTTGATGTGTGCACTTTAACACTAGTATGCTGTTATTCTGTGCGTATCAGACTCACCAGTCCATTGCTTGTTCTATTCCCTGGTTCCCTGTGTTGGCCACTGCCTTCTCACTGGAAAAAGCACAGGTTTGCTCTAATGTTAAACAATTTTCACTTCCTCAACCCAGGAAGTATActgaacaaaaaactaaacGCAGCATCCAATGTTTTATCTAATTCTGTCTATTCTTTGTAACATTGATAAATAAGTATTTGTTGTTCCAATACATGATATCTTTACAACAGAATGGGCatcatgacaaaaaacaagtagGCACTACACTGTGAATAATAATTGGCAGATTGAGGGTGGAGTCAAagaccagaaatcacaagtcGGTAATGAATAACACACCTGTGATGCACAGAGCTAAACAATTGTTGCTGGCTTGTAAAATGTTTCCTGACTCTTCCTGAAAGACTCAGTGGAGTCGGcagacattttggatgacaggATAATGTTCTCAGACACAAACATCCAgacaatttcttttttgttttgagttttggGCATTGACGTCTCTCTCTACAGCCTCAACTGACACGTCAGCATCCAGCATGTCAACAACCTGTTCACATCTGTGGCATCaggtcatttgaataaagccaGTAACTGGTCAATGGGATGTCTGTGTGCTGGTCACATTATCTGATCATAGTCCTTAAAAGCCTCACCTGACACCTGTGGGTGAGGATTTACTGAATGGTCCAGAATTTGTCACCAGATGAACAGCTCAAAAACTGTTTGCGCACAACTGGCTACGTTTAaccattttgatattttaaatgtttgtttaagtCAGAAAACAAGGCCATCTGCATGCTGCATTTAGATATGTGCTCAGTGGATTTTAACCAGGATAAATTTTTTGGATTTAGTGTCACTCACGCTCTGTTTCTCTCAAAGCCCATCTCCAGCAGGCTCTCTAGAGTGGTCAGCTCTGCCATTTTCACCTGAAACAACACCGGTATGTCAATCAGAAATTCACCACATTTACCTCAAACATACCATGGACACTTGTTCATTTGCTGCTAGTAGAATGTAAGTCACAATAAATAACCAGGTTCTCTTCTAATTCAACTTTTGCAACTTTAAATCTGAAGTCAATACAACACCTCATGACTTTCTGTATCTCAGTCCTGTTAAAAGCAGCTAAACGACCACGGCAGTCTGAATATAACACCTAGTGAATAAACAGTAACTCTTCCTCGACTAGCAGCTTAACAAACTAGTTGTTTATTTCCGCTTGCTACTTGTCTAATATCAGAGCCGAAATTATGCTGAGCTAAAATTAGCATTAATGTGGCTAACGTTCACATTTCGAAAGCTAGCTGGGAAGCCTCGCTAACTAGCAAGATTTAAAGACAACACGGATCTATATTAAGCTCTCTGTCGCTTTAGCTAATAACGTGTGTTTGTATGTTACACGTAAAGGCACCCAGAAGTGCTATTTTATTTTCGAAACACATAATATCAGCTAATATACTCATGAGGATTGCGTTAGTTAGCTACTCACATATCAGTCAACACCGCTTCAAAAGTACGGGTACCCGCACAGGTCAAACAGAGCAAAGCGAAAAAAGCGAATCCGTATTTCACCAACTCAACAACTCCTTAGGTagaaccatagactgtatataaatatgtatacagTCTACGGGTAGAACAGATACACATCCTTTTTTCTTCTGACCGTGTACCATCACGGTCACATTCATATAGCTACAATTTCCACCTAGTTATATGGCAATTGTAAGCTTTCATAGTCCCATCTCTTCTCTGGTAGCACAACATCCACAAGCTCCAGATCTAGCAGGTTTCTCCAGACCTTATCTGCTCATGAAATGTGGCACAAACTGCAATTATTTTAGCAAACCACCAACAGGTATTATATAATGTGTGTATAATGAATGCAAACTGACTTATATCATTACTATAATAATGGAAAGTGACAATTATTACCAATAGTTTCTTGTATTTACTctgctgaaatgttttaaatgtaggAGACAGTCCTTACGTAAAGATTGCAGGCCTATCAAAGTGAAAGTCCAGCAAAAAACTGACCTCATTGTATGATTGTTTTATGACTTGTTGATTGGCTGAATCTACAAAAATGTATAATCATACAAAGAATGGGTCTCTAAGTAATGTATAAAATGTTGAGAAGCCTAAAGCACCACTAACTGTTCAACTAGTTTAGAACTGTACAATGTGCATGTTGTGTAAAGTGTTGATTGATTGAGTGCATTCACAGCCTCCATTTGAGGTGTTTTCAATGAAATCCGATTTAATCTGCTACAGTTTATGTATCCTACACATACCAGGGTAAATTATCAGATAAGACTTGGACAtactttcagtttctttttcgACAAACTTTAGATCtacagttttaaatgtaaagaaataCTTGGGCTCACTAACAGGCGGTGAGGAAGGAGTGGTTGAGAATTGGACAATTTGAAAGCAATGCTGTCTTTGGTCTTTGTCTGTGGTTTTTGGAAGAAATTTATAATTTTGAACAAGTCTGTCAAAATAATATAGATAGCAGACACACGACAATCATGACGAGGCAAGTACGACATCTGTACCCACATGTTGTACAGCAATGAATGTTGTAGGtaagctgctgctcagatgcaaCACTTTTTGTTTAGAACTATAGTCAAAGTAACATGCAAATTTAGACCTCTTGTAGaaataacatgtaaatgaaaaacCAACGTAAAACTAGCTGAGCAggttttctgtttactttggagcaaaaaaaaagaaatgttgtttGACTTATTCTTCTCTGACTTATTTTTCTTAGGTACATACGCTAAATGTCTCTCATCTACAAATCATAGAGAAATCCTAATAGACCATCTTGTATTGAGAGTTAAAGTGCACTAAATTACTTCTGGATGCTGTTTTTAGAGGTATCCAGAACAAGcagtaaattaacatttttaaattccatTGTCCACACAGACGTATTGCTTTAACGTCATCTTTTAGTGTTTTCTCCACTGAATTACTCCTTCCTAATGCTGTATGTATCTTTACAGTTTGGAAGCAGATGATGCACCGACCCACTAAATGATCAGGCTTAAGACTGAGGTGGCGGATCTGAAGCGCTTAAAGGTCAGATGATGTTTCTTATCAGCTGTTCTCCTGCTTGTATGATTTTATGCCATCCTCAAGTGTCCGTGGTGATCAAACAGAATGCAATCTGCTGACTTTTATGTGCAGGTTGGGTCTGTTACATATTTACAGTAAGTGTAATGATTAATTTTTCTCTCCCCCACACAGTCTTAAGCAGCCCTCATTCAGGAGTCAGGGACAGACCTCAGAATCTCTCTGCTCACTCTTGTCTCCTCTTTTAAAATCTCCCCTGACTctccttttcaccttttatttgtTCGGCTCACTTTTCGTCACACTTTCATTTGATGTTGTTGgctgttttcctcttttctgaTTTTTCTCTTAGAATTACTGACTGAAATGAGCTTCACTTGCAGAATTTGTGTGGTGAGTATTaacttttttaaatgcttttcagtgAGGCTAATGAACTGATTAGCAATCAAGGATATTTTCTTAAGCAATCAATCCCATAGTATGTATTCATTTGTAGACTATAGGACGGTTTCACAAGATAATCCTAcaatgtgttttgtatttttgtattgattaaatATTAACAGTGCACCCACTCTGCAGGCAACTTGACAAACTAGTCAGTGGAAGTGCATTCACGTTCTTTAAGCAAATTTGCAacgtcattttttaaaagggaGGCAAAACTGGCAGTTCATGTATAAACcgaatgaaaactgaaaaaatatccaCATGCTTCCTGATGGAATTACTGGTTGCCAGGCAGCAAATATGATTATCTCTGTAACAGGCTGTTGGATGATGTGCTTAATATGCACAGCTGTTAACGGGGTTCAGATAAATGTTTCACTTTTCTTACTAAAATCCTTGAAAATGTTGTATCTGTCCACACactacaacattttttaaaatcattttctgtaGATTCAGATGCTGACATTAGCCTACCTTTTGTTAAAAGAGTGTAAAGATTCCTGCAGTTATTGTTTACTAATCCTGCACTGTAATAATCTTGTTTAGAATGTGGTTCTTGATTTCTTATTGCAGTGCCAACCAGATCAACTGCTTTTCATCACATTTGTTCTAAGTTTCACTGTTGAGATTCATGTGTAGATTTTCAGAAGATGCCAATAACCCTTCACAGTGCAATtatcaggtaaaataaaaagcatcTATAGCAGGGTGGGCAAAGTCGAAGGAGACAATAGGGGTGAAGCTCTCTTTAACCTTCTCTTAAATTGCTTTATGGctctgtttttttacagaaagacaGGGTGAAGGGTCAAAGCTCAGTCCGGATACGTTAAGAGAGATTCTGGAAACTATGGACATGAGTTGTGCACAAGGAAATGATGCATGCTTCAAAGCCATATCACCACCAAGGTGTAAAAGATTAATTTTAATAGACTTGACAGTAAAATGGGGATTTGCTGGGAAGACGCTCACTCTTTGACTTCTGATTCACTGACTGAATGACCCTGATTTTTTATTGGTGTCATAAGGGTAAAATGCAATCTTACAAGCAGTAAAAACCAAGATTAGGAGACACGATGTTGATATTTTACTAACCCTCTATTCAGTGTGGGTGGTGTTAACACATGAGGgctgaaatataaaacatgcaataaaatgactcagattcACGTAGTCAGCACCAACTGGCCAAAAGAGGGCAGCAGTATTTCATATGATTGAAAACTTTTATCACACTGGTGCTTTGTCACTTGTGATAGTACAAGATGCAGTCTGATTGTTCAACAGTATGTATAAGCAGCAGACTGTCACAGTAAGTTTACAGTTGAAACCCCATCTGACAAACAAGGGAAGACCAGGGGAAGGTAAGTTTAGATTATCATCTGCATGTAATTAAACCAGAAAACAGACTTGAACTCGttagttttgtttcatttaatagCAGATGTCAGCAGAAAACTGTATTATGAGCTCTGTGGTGAAACTCTCATGACCTTGCTGTCAGCTGTGTTGTTTCTGTGGGTCTCACCAGCTGTAACAGCATCTCCATATGGAAAGACTCTGGCTTCCAGTGGAGCTGCTGTTATCTGTGGAGGGACACCTCTTGTCATCGAAACACCGCTGGGACTCTGTGTAGCTTGTGTGCAGTGACACtttctatttgttgtttttttcattcggTTTCATACTCTTGCTTGTTTCTGTGCAGGTTTAtgagaataataaataaataaaaaataaggcTGACCTATTAAATCCAGtttatttgtctgtctgcttcttTGTCGCACTGTTTGTACAGATAAACCACAGATAAAGCTGAAGGACATCTTACTTCTACTCttactgaaatgaaaactaTATGCGAATGCAAAAGCAGCATTTCCAGTAAATGCTAAGAAGTGACTGGGAATTTCCCTTGACATTAATGAAACAGTGAGTTATTATTTCATCCAAGTGCATGCCTCCAAAAGTACCCAACTCACATTGATTTACAAGCAAGTACTAACATCACAACATCTTTTGAGGCCtaaaagtttaaatttaatCACAATCTGAAAACTGAGATAAATAACTCAGTCTTAGAAATACACTGTATTAACAATGCAAAAGATTGTTAGGTTTCCCTCTATGATTTTGTAAGGGGTTTATCTTACTATGTAAAGTGCCTAGAGATGACACATGGTGAACTGAATTAAAAGcaaaaccaaaactaaaaataaatatattattgtGACTACATTTGTCTGCAATGTGATAGAGCcatttgaaatgaaaagcaaaaccATGGAGAATTTGAAACTAGCCTTTTTGTTAATGGTAAATATTATTGAAAGTTAAGGTTAGGGTCATGACGAACAAATGAATCACTGCATGCTTGCTTTCACTTGAGTATATATGGGCTCATACAATGTTTGTTATGACCTAATGATGACCCAGTATGAAAACTCCATGCTCCTCCACCAAccagcacacacagacaggatGGCAGGTCACCAAGGGGGattcattttggtaatttttgcGAACAAGAGAGATTGGATCTTCCCAGTGGCTTCTCTCAATAAAATATTGGTTCTTTAATTGCTCTTAAGTTGCTTTCTGCTTCTCCAAAGCTCTATCGCCAACTCAAAAACCTTTTCATTTAGTGGATGGCTCATTACATACTATTCATTCTTTCAGTTATCAATTGATCTTTTGGTGTATGTAACGTCAAAAATTGCCTGTGATATTTCTAGAATCCCATCCTGGCGTCTTGTGACATGTTGTTCTGTCTGACCAATGTTACAGAACCCAAAATATCAAATGTATTATAATGTATGGGacccagaaatgctgcaaaagTCTTTCCTTTTGACCTTTTGgggaaaattttttttaaaaagggtgATCAAGTCCTACTGTTTAAAGTAGAAGCAACTGGGTCCACCAAGAACCATCTGAAAAGTGGCTCCTTAAATTATCTGTTTTTTGCTAAGCTTATTTGTTGCATCATTTATGGTGCCTTTGGGGGTTCTTTGTGCTGAAAGGTTCTTTGTGAAGCTGAaaatgcttctgtttttttttcttgctctatttttagtttttagcaCCTTTATGTTTCTGAGTGTATATATGAAAGCAGATGTAACCAATTTGAGACACCACATTTTCATTGTGGCATAATGGCACCATAAAAATATGtgatacatacatacaaaatgTTTGTGGTACTATAACAATGAGCTGATTTGTGTGTATTATTCTGTTGGAGGCCACGAAACAAAAGAACAGGTTCAAAACAGACactcaaaatgttaaaaatgtgataaatagcACAATGTCCTTGAGTAAAATAGAAAGGAAACCACAAATAAATGTATGCTTTTGGTATTTGcaaatcaagaaaatattaattaatgaattgtttaattttaaggCCTCACATTGTGACCCTTTTCAGCCCATTAATGACATCTCACATGTCGCCAGGTTGGTgtctttcaggtttttttttttttttttgttgttgttgtttagctCAAAATACTGAGATGGTTCATTTCATCATGGCTGTATAATGGCTAGTTTTTAGCTCTGTTctaaacaggttgttttaaagtCTGTACGTCAGAAAACCATTGacctgctgctgtccacgccCTGTTCAGAAAGAACACATTGTCTGTGACTGACTTTCTCTCTGAGCAATCATTTTGCGTGCAAAATCTACAGATGTCGTTTCATGGGTTTGGTGGGTTTGACAGACAACTCTGTGGTTTTAAAATCAATAGTTTAGTGGTGCAGAGCAGCACCTTGGAAATGTCTCTAAAGCAATTGTTGGTTAACGTGTAGAGTTAATGGGCTgagtttcagtcactatttcatacttgtTCTGTTATCTGaccacaaaagcagaaaaatatgtaattgaGAATCAATTTATTTGGCATTTGGCAGTATTAGAATATACTACACATGAGCAACTAGAGCAGAGGAGAAGTAAACGgatgtaaattaaaatttaattaaaatttccaccatctctgaacaTCCCTAAGCTTCACAGTGTCACCGTAGCTTTAACCTGTTTGCAAGGTAATGGTCAGCTTAGCCACATTAGCATTAACATTAAGGATATGATTGCTGTGGTGACATTAccatcaaaataaataatcttCTGGGTCTACAGTTTCTCATATGCTGGGAGTGCATTAAGCctcttgtgttcacttttgcagccaacagcagaacatttcatgTGTCTTGGTCGTGACTGAGATGTCAGAGGagcagctctagaaagtaaataaacacgGTGAACCGCGTGTCAGCTGCTCTTTTTGAACGTGGAAGTACCAGGTAGTGAGGGGGCAATATTATACAAAGTTTGAAGTATTTGTTGGTTAGGTGTGAGGTAACACTGGGGTCAAATTCTTACTcgcttgtaaagctgggaggccAACTAGATGTGGGGAGGACTTGAGGAATGGCAGACTGGAACGTTTTCATATCCTAACAGCTGTTAGTTTACACTTCAAAGTATACAAGAACCACGAAAACACAACtcaatcaaatcaatcaaatgcCTTTATTGTACAACAAAATTTTGAGTGCAACTCCTTCGTGGGATAAAATGATAACAAcagataaagataaaatatataaataaaaaatatactaTGGAAAATATCTATTGTTTatgtatgaaaacaaatagataaataatatagaaataaatattgcacaaaccCACCAAAAACTGCACTGTCCATGGTAAATGTACAGGTTCAAGAGTTATTGCACTGGGATTTATTGCACTGGTTCAGCTGCTTTATGGCACGGGGCTAAGGTCTTTAATGCTGAGGtctttaatgtgaaatatgtgACCTTTTTGGTAGAAATATGAGGCAGAATGAAGGCAcctaagaaatattttttgaaaaaaacattgattttatagatattctacaaaaaaatactgaataagTGAGCGTTAGAAAATATTCATTCAGTTTCTTAGACAAATTAAtgtgcttttgtttcatttctttagACCGATGTTGTAATTATCAGACAGGCTGATCCGCACTCCAACCAGTAGGTGGCGGTGACGCAGCACTTCCTTGTTTGccaaataagaagaagaagaagaagtgacaGCCGGCTGCTGAGTGACTGCCGACCGTTAAGACGCTAAGATCACAgactgtttgtggttgttgggTTTTTCAGCTACAGTCCTTTAGTATTGTACAATATATATCTGCTCAGAGCTCTGCCTTCGTGGTGGAGTGTGGCTGGCTGCCCTACATTAGCCGGGGTCCGCTGAAGAGGGAGTCCTCCCTGAATGACTCGTAGTGCGCGGCTACTGGTTAGCTAGCGGAGGGGAGGGTGGAGACAAAAACTTCTAAGACCTCGCCCAGTCGTTGCTTCATTCCAGCAGGCAGCTACTCTCTCGGCGGTGTGTGAGATCCACACCAGTAAACCAGATAATTATTCAAGGAGAGACTGACACAGCTGTGTCAACTAAGGGCAAAAATCAGTCACCATGTTCAAGAAAACCTCACGGAAGGACCCCGAGCTGTTCCAGAACGTGTCGGAGGGGCTGCGGCGGCTCTACCGGACCAAACTGTTCCCGCTGGAGGACACGTATCGATTCCACGACTTCCACTCCCCTGCACTCGAAGATGCCGACTTCGACAACAAGCCCATGGTCCTCCTGGTGGGTCAGTACTCCACCGGAAAGACCACT
This Amphiprion ocellaris isolate individual 3 ecotype Okinawa chromosome 13, ASM2253959v1, whole genome shotgun sequence DNA region includes the following protein-coding sequences:
- the ubxn1 gene encoding UBX domain-containing protein 1, giving the protein MAELTTLESLLEMGFERNRAEKAVANTGNQGIEQAMDWLMEHENDPDIDEPYVPPVGNVLGGEAHSQPSTEQPTLADTAEGAADGEINYIETEDGLKRPMTEEEKREQVKRLEELMRVKQAERRERERAEEVEKEKQRRRQGQELQQIRQKLQDDDMKKLADQRRREKMEDKLARQRVKEKIARDREERAQKFGGGGPPSTAASSQPNPPSPSSPTSQGPPPTKKEYDESRIQVRLLDGSTITTVFKAQEPLAAVRVYVQVNGNTPEGQDFTLLSPYPRHVYTELDMEKPLKELGLVPSAVLVVTKK